The Fusobacterium sp. DD2 nucleotide sequence TTTATACTATTTCCTTTCTAAACTCCAACAATCTATTTAAATTAGTCATAAGTTTTTCAAATCCATCAAAATAAAGAGACTGCATTCCATCTGAACATGCACACTCTGGATTCTCATGAACCTCTACCATAGCTCCATCTGCTCCTGCAATTACAGCTGCCATTGTAACTGGTTGTACAAGACTTCTTCTTCCAGTACCATGACTTGCATCTATAATAATAGGAAGATGTGATTTTTCTTTTATTAGAGGTATTGCATTTATATCCACTGTATTTCTTGTCATAGTTTCAAAAGTTCTTATCCCTCTCTCACAAAGAATCACATTTGTATTTCCATATGCAACAATATATTCTGCTGCCATTAAGAATTCTCTTATTGTAGCACTTAAACCTCTTTTTAATAAAACAGGTTTGTCAGTCTTTCCTAAAGCCTTTAAAAGACTGAAATTTTGCATATTTCTCGCTCCAACTTGAAAAATATCAGCATACTTTTCTACAAGTGGTATATCCTGACTATCCATAACTTCTGTAACAACAAGCATATCATATTTATCAGCAGCTTCTCTCATATATCTTAGACCATCTTCTCCAAGACCCTGAAAATCATAAGGAGATGTTCTCGGTTTAAAAGCTCCTCCTCTTAAAACCTGAGCTCCTGCTTTTTTTACCTCTTTTGCAATTTTAAATATTGACTCTCTGCTCTCTATAGCACAGGGTCCAGCCATAACCAAAAAGTTTCCTCCACCAATTTTTCTACCCTTTATATCTATTACTGTGTCTTCAGGTTGAAATTCACGACTTACAAATTTATAACTTTTACCAATAGGTACTATTTCATCTACTCCTGCAAAAGAAAGAAGTATATCTAAATCTACATTTTTAGTATTTCCTACAATACCAATTTTGAAATAATCTTTTTCTTCCTTTATTATACTTCCCAATTTATTGGCAGATATAAATTTTAAGATTTCGTTTTTTTCCTCTTCTCCTATATTTCTCTTTGTTTTTATATACATTATTACGCTCCCAATATTTTCTTTAAATTATAACTCTTTAGACAAAAAAAGAAAAGAGCTTTATCTTTTCTTTCTTTTAGGTATTGGCAGTGGTTTTAGCGGCGTTACATATGTAACTCCTGGATTCATATCCAGTCTCATTTTT carries:
- the aroF gene encoding 3-deoxy-7-phosphoheptulonate synthase produces the protein MYIKTKRNIGEEEKNEILKFISANKLGSIIKEEKDYFKIGIVGNTKNVDLDILLSFAGVDEIVPIGKSYKFVSREFQPEDTVIDIKGRKIGGGNFLVMAGPCAIESRESIFKIAKEVKKAGAQVLRGGAFKPRTSPYDFQGLGEDGLRYMREAADKYDMLVVTEVMDSQDIPLVEKYADIFQVGARNMQNFSLLKALGKTDKPVLLKRGLSATIREFLMAAEYIVAYGNTNVILCERGIRTFETMTRNTVDINAIPLIKEKSHLPIIIDASHGTGRRSLVQPVTMAAVIAGADGAMVEVHENPECACSDGMQSLYFDGFEKLMTNLNRLLEFRKEIV